The genomic interval agatCATTCTGCTGTCATTTTCGATAATGGATGCTGTATTcttgtgtcatttttaattattagcTTACACAAAATTGAGCCAGTGCAATATGTTTGGTAAAATCTGACTCACTGGGGGCTGTTGAGTAGGCATTCTGTTAAGGCAATGTTCCAAGGCGTAGATGGGCCCCGCGGTCTGGTATCGAATCTGGTCTGTCCTAGTTTGACAGAGCAGTATGCAACATTGAGCATGGATTACCAATACAACTAGCCATTCCaaatctggagaaaaaaaacggaaCATTTTTACGaacccaaaaaaatgttttcctgtcgATATCAGCATTATCAGTAACACCTTGAGGCATTTAAAATCAGGGTAACATCAACAACATTCCTCAAAACCCACATCTCAAGAAGGAGAGCAATTTAGCCATTGATACTAATAGCCTCAAGCTATTATTTGCAGGCAATGAAGTGATGTAGAGAAAGTGCCTTGCTCAGGGCTTGGAGGTTTGCATTAAATCCTGCTCTGTGGTTTCAGAGAGGTGTATATTTCTGTCCATGTTCCCAAGCTAAGGTCACATCGACAGGGCGTAACACCAGCCCCGTGTCTGCTGACGGCCTCCCTTTTACATGTGCCGAACCAATCCATTCAGTCAGCTGCAGGTTCCCTTGATAAGACAAGAGGTGTGATTGCAGTGAGGGCCCTGTCAGAAAGAAACTGTAACAGTAGGTGTCTGATTAATTGAAGGTGGAACTGGTGCAGAGGATTTGGCTTTGTGGCTTGAGCAATTTCCATTCCACATATGGCACAGGGCATGACATCATCTGTAGTGGAAAAAAATTGGTGAGACAGCATTCAAAGGGTTTTTCAGACAGCTGAGACTCAAGCCACATGCCACCCTTCCCCCCATGTCGGAATATAAGTCAACCCACTACCAATAAAAGAAGATTCTTCCCATTTCTTCTGAAGAGTAGCCTATGTTCCATTCCTCCACCACACTCCCCCCTTTCCCTGAaccatttaaattatgttttctgcCTCAATTAATTGCAAACAATGCTACAGTCCTTGTCAGACTGGATCGATTTGTCAGTGTAATTCATGATGGCCCCTTGATTTATTCATGTGCAGAACACTGGAcattattctttcattttaatgtgatttataCTCCCAACTGCGCAATGATGCTATGAGCTAATCCTGCAAAGGTTATTttcctcccacctcctcctATGCTGTAGGTCTTGAGATCCTGCTGTTCAATATGTGGTCATACTTTCTATTAATACTCATTCATGAGAGCACTATAGCTCTTTAATGAACAATGCATATCACCTTCATaagaataatgaaaatattaagaAATACAGAATTTATGTCAATAACCACAAATAGGTATTTGGTGTGTTGTTCCACCACTGGTGCAGCAATAAATGTCAGTGTACTGCTTATGAAGGTGCTGTGAAAGAGCTATATTGCTCTTATGAAGGATCATTCATCAAAAGTgtaatcaaatatatatttacattggCTTGGAACTTGATGGCCAGAGTGAGGTGAATGGGAGCAAACCCAATTTCTATAGCTAATTTAAAGTGAGGACCTCACATACATCCTAATTTTTAGCTGTAGCTACAAGTGAATTTATGCAAGTTTATTATGCCGATATAAGAATTGTTTATATAGCTGGTAGTGTACCAAGATTAATTTTCTGCAACAATGCAATCAAAGCATAGTTTGTGTTACCTTAGtgatgtttcagtttcattgatTCTTAATTTCAAATTCTCAGTTTGGCCTAGACcttgaaataaaagaaaggatCCAGCCTAAAAACTGTGGCTCTGCTAAATCAATGATAAAATCAATACCCTTTTGAATATTGCAGAGAATGGTTGTGGATTAACAGTCTGCTTAATGGTACTGCTGCTGAACTTTATTTCACTCTACCAGTGAAATAACATTGCAGAGAATGGTTGTAGATTAACACTCTGCTTAATGGTACTGCTCCAGAATTCTGTTTCACTTTACCAGAGTGAAACCAGATAGCCCTGGCCAGTAAATCTCTGGCCCACAGGCCAACACAATTGTAAATTTAACTTCCAGGCATCTTAAATCTGAATGATGTTTTTCAGCAGCgatatatacatgtatttaaCACCGTGTTCCATACAGCGAGCACTAAAGGTCACTGAAGGGtggaaaaaacaacagatttATTAAGccattacaaaatgtgttttagcccatctggtgtgcagtgagataaaattaacaaaatcaCAAACTCTGTGAATGGCAATGCAGAGATGTTTGCTTTTAAGATAAGGTTTCAGTAAATCTTAATTATATGTTGTTGGCAAAGGATGGATGTAAAGAGAATTATCTTATGATGTCATTGTTTTGGGTTAATAGCTCATAATTAATCCTGCCCTTTTCTATTTTCTGTTCCCATAATTAATTGTATTTGCATGTTATGGTCGGTTTGAAGGCAAAGTTAATTTCCTTTCAAATGCTTGTAAAATTAGTTGGATGACATTATGACTCTGTAACTGCAACTGAACATACAATGCTCAAATTTAGTCCTTATTTTTGTAGGCGATTATCCAAGCTgttgaaagaaaatgtattcactagatttgaaatgtgaaatgatcCCAAATTTACTATATACGGAAAATAAGAACTGAAAACCACATTGAAGACAATAAAAtccaaaactattttaaattcCAATCTTGACCTTATCTGGTAGTtcctcagtattttttttttttttctttctgaaaacacTGTCCTCACAAGTATAAATACACTTCTTGTTGTAGCACTCCAGGTTTTTCCTTCAGAACATCAGAAGAATCACCTCCTTTCTTACCCAAGAGTCAACACAGCGGCTATACAAGCCCTTGGACTCTCTGGTCTGAACCCTTGTCTACCAACCTGTGCCTCCAGGCCCTTCAACATATCCAGAATATGCCCACCTGGTCTTCAACCTGCCCGAATTCACACATGCCATATTGATTCTAAACACCCTTCACTGGCTAATGGCTGCTGCCCACATTCAGTTCAAATCGCGCACTGGCATAACAAGCTGAAAATGGTAATGTCCCTTGCTATGCTCAGACAGTTAGCGCACCATGCACTCCAGCCAGCCCTGTCTGTACAGCATCCTGTCAGGACCCGTTAAGCAGGCTGTCCCATCTCTTTGAGCGCCTGGCAGCCACTgctcttctctgctctctggCTGGGAAATGTCCTTCTTCAAACATGCAGAAAGGTAGATTCTCTGGCTGTCCCCTTTGAATAGGTCCTGAGGCATGCACCTTCACAGTGGTGCTTATATGATTGGAACTTATCTCAAAGTTATAATCATATCCTTTTGGTGTTTcttaccatgtgaaatgcacctttataatgctttttggctaaaagcatacgtatattaaatgattaaattgtaaattgtgatGTGATGATCATCAGCATCACCTAATCTTGCAGTGCACTATACTTTGTCTGTATATTTCCCTTTTTCATCAAGGAAGATAACGTATAAGGAATGTTCAGCCACACAGGGAGAATAAATGCCAAGAATACGACCTTTGCTCTACCTTTAATCCCAATGTCCATTGTCCCTCTCTAAAGCATACGTGTCCTCAAAGGCCCAGAACTGAAAAATTGATCATTCCTTTCTCTTGCACTTATCTCACTTTAAATGCTGAGAGGTACTGTTTGGTTCATGCTTATATAAGCCAATCCACAGTGCGAGTCAACAGAATCTCTATCTGTGCTGAGATGTTGAATATAGCATGTGAGCCAATTCTATTAATCTtcaattaatttacaaaatgcCGGTTTGCCACTGGAGGCTAAATGTCAGACCCTCAGAATAATACAATGTGGTCTACTTACATACATCCTAGTCTCCCCACTGTACCCTTTAGATttttcattatgtgtgtgtgtgtgtgttgtgtgcatgtggtgcaGTAAAAAATCAGAGATAATTGAAGGGTAGCTTTTGTCAATTTTTAATTCTTGTCTGTGCAGATGAACACAATAATTATGGATGGAAATAATTTCCTCATAATTCTGTTCTGAGAATAATGCAATGATTGTGAGTGAAGTGAGTGCCTGGTTATAGCAATCATTTTGACAAATGGTGATCATTAACTAGTGTGAAAGAAACTGCAGGATGTTGGGAGCAAAATATTGACCCCCCGACTGCATAAAGCAACCACTGTTAATCGAGAGTGGAACCAAATATTATCtgtcagagctgaattaacactggacattttactgtatactaTGGGCATTGTTATATGGTACTTACAACccttatgctctctctctctctctctctcagcaatGGCCTTCATCATTGCAATGCTGCTGGCCAGTCTGAACAGCTGCTGCAACCCCTGGATCTACATGTTCTTTGCGGGGCACCTGTTCCATGACCTCATGCAGCGTTTTGTCTGCTGCTCTACACGCTACCTGAAGTCTTCTCAGTCCAAGTGTGAGCGCCAGTCCAGCCGCAAGAGCAACTCCTCCACCTATGTCATCAAGAGCACCAGCAGCCAAAAGAGCATCACACAGACCTCCACCACGTGAGGTCAGCCGGGCTCACTAAAGACTATTGCACTTCTTTTGATATATTTCTTCACAAATAGTAGAATTGAACATAAATTACAAATGACatgttgtgtgtatatatatatatatatatatatatatgccattTCATGTGATGCATACATAAATagcattttttccttttaccTACTGTAATAATGTGATGTAAAGCAGATTGATGATTTTTACAGTTTCATGTATATAGATTTCTTAATATTTCAAACAGTGGAGTAGCATTGCAAAGGTGCTATGAATGCTCATGAGATTTGAGTTGACAGAATGGCAATGCTGAGTGTGCATAGAGCTGGGTCTTAATACTTCTTATCAGAGCACCCTGCTTCACAGTTCATACATCATGTGATTTGTAATTACCTTGTCCAATGTACAGGGTTTATTACCCTGCGTGCGCAAGGACACCATACTAAGTAGTATTGCTCAACAGAAAATGTGGATAAAGCTCTTGATTTGATTGTAATTTATGTGTGTCCCTATTGTGCACATGCAATTTCTCATTCCTAATTACCCGAGTGTTCTTCTTTCTTTAAATTCTTGCATTGCAGTACATAAGACAATTTTAATGCTTGCGCATGCGAAATAAATCTGCTCTACAAAGTactggtaaaatatttttatacaaacGAACATTTCGCTGATTTGTGTAGACAACCAAAACCCTTGCCCTATTCGTCTCACTTGGAAGGGATTTACAGGCCCTTggatttgtttgcttttaaaataccAATTGTAATGCAATTTAGGTGAAATATGTCTATCTGTTTCCGCTTTCTCGACACTGAACAGATTCCCTGTGGTTTAGCCTTTCACTTCCAGAATGAAATTCCACAATGACATTATCGCAGCCAGCCATGCATGTAGATGCGTAAGAAGAACTTTTCAGCCGCAGTAGATTTATTAAGAGATAATGATCATGCGTTTATATACTTTTCCCCCAGTGGATTCTCTTTGAACAGAACAGCATCTTTGGGGTATTCCCATGGCCTAAATTAAATTACCGCAAAGGTAAACATTTCGCAGTTGTTTTTAGAATGGAATTTACTTTTAACTCTGTAatccatttaaatgaattattttgtttgatgaTTGTAATACCTGGCAACTTTAAGAATTATGGCtattttgctgattttgttgtggtttgtaTTGTATCTGTGCAGGTAACTCagttctgtaaataaatatctttttcATTTACTGGGATATATTTCACATGAAATTTAAGAcctatttattaaaatgaattgtgttCTCTGAAGTGTGCCAGTAGTAActattttcacaaataatatctgtctgtgtgcgtgcgtgtgtgtgcgtgtgtgcatgtgtgtgtgtgcatgtgtgtgggtgtgtgtgcgtgtgtgtgtgtgtgtgtgtgtgcttgtctgtgtctgtccatagaacatgtCTGAGATTTCAGGAGAGTGGCATTTGCTGCACAAGCTGGTTTATTACTTGCTGCCAGACTAGGTGTTGGAATTGGACGGCTTTCAAAACAGCAGCATTCTAATGACTCTTGTCAGCCTCTAGTGGACTAAGGTAGCACCATGGTGGCAGGGTGAAATATTGACTTTGCTTCACAAACAGATATGGCTCCAAAATCCCTATCTCTTGACTAGGGCTGCTTGTTatgctgcttttttaaaatcagatttggaatgaaataaaatgaatacgcAGTTTTACATACAGTAGAGTGGAGTTCAGTAGTTGGTTGAATACTAATGgatttgattgtttgattgtttgatttGCATTGATCTTTCTAAGCTGATGTTTTAGCCAGTGTTTTCTTCCAAACACTTACTGTTGCTAATTCTGGGAGGTTTCTATGTCATCCTTTCATTTGTAGGTTATTTAGCTGATCTGACTTTAGTGACACAGATAATTAATTGTAGTACAGTGAATAAAATCCCAGACTGTTATCCACACACTTGATAAGGGTTTAATTATTCTAAAAATTAAATACTATTATTTctattatgaaatatgaaacatcACATTCTGTAAATTGTTcctatatttttacatatttatttcaagaaaagtttaaaatggactttaaaaaaatctaagttGGGCATATTctgaacataaatataaatcttGTATCTTCTAAATTCAGATTCCTCTGAAGCTAACTCATTGTTACTCATTGTTTACACATGAAGAGCTGACTCGCAAGGCCATGTACTGAGACCTGCCCGCCTTTTACTGATGTCATATGGAGGCACGGTGACACATAGCAGCCACTGCCACCGCCTTCAGCGCTTCATTTAGTAAAATACTGGGCAGGGCCAAGTCAAGCCTGCTACTGGATCAAGCTGTTAACGCTCTTTAGTTGAGAAGAGGCACTGAAGCTCCCAGCCGTACGGAAAGTTCCAGGGCTGTCGATAAGTAGGTGCAGGTCTGGGCAGGGAGGGTTATATGAGGGTACGTGTCAGATGGGGAGTATGACAGGACAGAACCGGGCCGCGCCCCGTAGATCTACACCTCTTTGCGCAGGGCCACCCGAATGCTGCTGAAGATCTTGCCCAGAGCCTCAAAGAAGGGGTCGCAGAAGGTGTGGATGCAGAGGGAGTAGATTCGGCTCAGGCACTGCGTCTCGATCAGGTAGCTCTTGATGCAGGGCATGACGGCCCAGATGTGGCAGAAGGAGATGCAGGCGAACAGGAAGCCCCACAGCAGGGCGACGGGGATGCCGAAGATGGCTGACAGTATGCGGTAGCACCAGTACTTGGAGACGGTGAAGGTGGTGTAGCTGGCCTTCCACACCCCATCCAGGCTGTGGGTCCCGTCCGGCTCTGCAATCACATCCTCGAAATCCACCTACAAAGGGTAGGAACCAAATCAGCAGGCGGCATGCATACATATAATTTATCAAAACTGTCATTAAAACCCATCAACGGACTAGAACaattatcaaaaatattctTATGAAAACTGAATGACTATTCACCTGATTAAGTGCGGTACGCATAAAGACTGAGTTTGTCCATAAATCATATATCATATGAATATTGATTTTGTTACTGAGACCAGTAAACAGAGCCAGCTGCTGGCATAAACGCTGTATgcagtcatttagggccacaaccatttCTGGGCCACAAAGTTTAAGTTCATTTGAATAGCAGTCGCTTAATCGATTAATTTAACTGCACCGCCATCGGTTCATCACCAAACATTCTTGTTGAGGGCCAGCAAAATCCTAGAGCCGGCTCTGccaataaatcacacaaaaaaccaTAATCCCTCAATCTTCAGATAAAAATCAGATAAGCATACAATGTATAAATATGATTCCTCATCATTCTGTCAACCATCTGGTATTTCCGTTCATTAGAGGTAGTTTTGAAGAAAGATTGCTGTTCATAGCTATAAGTTATATGAGTTTTTCAGAACAAAGGTCAACACATACCCCTTAGCGCTTTTTCAATGTagcaacacatttttgttgGGAGTTATTCTATAGTATTCCAAGGTAAAATCACATTATAGGGAGTAGGGAGACCAGTTTTTGGAGGCTACAACTTCAAATAATGGTCAGCTCTGAAATGTTACTGTGCTGCCATCATGTGACTGTCCAAGTGAAGTTGAGCTAATTAGTCATCCGTACGAAGAGTTCAACTCTTATACTTATTTTTTACAATGCTGTATGTTCTACAAAATATGTGTTCAATGTGTGCATAAAAGGACATGCATTCAACTAAACTAATTTATTATATTCCTTGTATGAATTTTTAtgttatatttaacatttaaattactTGTTAACAAGGTAATTCCAAAATTTTGGCTTCAAATTTCATTATGAATTGCATATATTGCAAGCATAAAGATTCAAATTCCGACTGGTGATTTCTGAAGTGTTACTCAAATGCTGTTTCCCTTACCACTAAGGCATTCTTTGTTAGAAAACAAATGCTACTAAATTAAGATAATGTGGATATGATGAATTGTTGGCTGCATCATCTAGTGTATGAATGAAACTGAttaacagaaacaataatagaaatgttcaacaaaaataaatcacttgcCATTCCATTTCAAGACTTAGAACATAATGATTATGGTAAACATGAGGTATATGGTACTTTAATTATTGCACATATAACACTCAGCCACCATGTCGGgattgaatataaaaaatacagtcaTTTGTCAGGAAGCAACATTCCTTAATTGTTGTGAGTGATAAGTGATTTGAATATCAAATACAGTTATGTGCTGTAGCATCTCAGTCAGTAACTAGATGACTCTATAAGCATGAATTataaactgatttattttgtttgtactgTATACCGATTTAAAACATATTACAAGTTATATTGCATCATATTAAATGTTCAGAAAATACATTAATCATATTGTGTGTCTAGTCATATGTGGTTTTGAATGTAATTCAGTGGAAGGCCTCCAGAAAATGACATACTAAAATgacttttgtaaatgtatttaaagtcTTAGATTGCTGACCTTTGTGTAACTGTAAACTATATTAAAAAatcttcttattttttatacatttaatacatatatatgttcAGTATGCTCCCAAATTGTATTGCCAGCAATACTTAAAGCATTAGTCATTCAACTTTggtcttcagccaatcagataatGATCCCATAACAGTACATTTAGCACTGCAGTCTATcaaataattgattttattcccacaatgattttgaaatagaatacaaaacatttacatttttaaggcTTAGCAACACCCAGGAAACCAAGTAAGCACTTTCTAAACTTTACCAGTCACGCCCTCGGCCCTCTTCCAAAAATGTATCTCTTGCTGTGGCATAGCAGTGTTGGCCTATGACTATTTTGGGAACCTTGCAACAGGACACAACGCACACTGCAATGTAAAGGATGAAGGACAGGGTCCATGGGCCCCGTCTTTGGACATGCACGGAGAGAGCCTGCTGTATTAGTAGATCTGTGCAGTGGAGGACTGTACCTTGACCACGTCCTCGTTGATCTGCTTGGGGTCCCTGTTGATCAGATCAATCTCCTTGTTGTGGCTGTCCCTCAGGATCTTCTCCTCGTTGGTGTTGTACTGGTCCGCCATGGCGGTACTGGGGTCCCGGTCTGGAGCACAGCGCTGGCGGTGTGAGGCAGGGCAGGGGAGCTGCAGCGGAGCCGGGACAGAATAAGGTGTGGGACTCTGTGCTGCTGTCGCGGGGTTCTGAGAGCCTGTCGTGAGTGATGTCACTCCTGGAATGCCGGCAGACAGCTGCCACAGCCGACAGCCGGAGCCCTCCTGTCGAAAGTGGGCACGGCCAGATAGTGTacccctccctgtcctcccctccctccacacgcacacacacacacaaacacacacaggcacacatacacacacacacaccacacacactacagacacacacacacaccacacacactacagacacacacacaaacacacacaagcacacatacacatgaacacacgtgcatacacacacacatccatgcacgtacacacatgcactcacatgcacacaaacatacaaggacacacacatacacacacactcacgcacacaccacacacactacagacacacacacacacacacacacatattccctgccccaccctgctccaCTAGGTCCTCCCATGCACTACTCATAACTCACACAGAGACCAAAAGTGTCTCTTGAAGAGGAAACCAGGCTGTGTTACATTTCATACAGAGGTGCTAGGTCACCCAACTGTAATTGCAGGAGTTTTCTTCGCCCTACAAAGGGTCTACATGCCATTCAGAATGGGCACTCCCATAGACAGTCTGCACATTGCTGTCCATACTGCACAACCAGAactgcactgcagcagtgtGCTACTCATGTCAAGTCAAAGACTAGCTAAGGCAGTGGAATGAGCTTACTATTAACAACCTCATGTTAATAGTAAGCTCATTCTATTACCTTAATATAGGGGTTTCTGGAGCAGGAAATACGTTATA from Anguilla rostrata isolate EN2019 chromosome 11, ASM1855537v3, whole genome shotgun sequence carries:
- the LOC135234320 gene encoding caveolin-3-like, which gives rise to MADQYNTNEEKILRDSHNKEIDLINRDPKQINEDVVKVDFEDVIAEPDGTHSLDGVWKASYTTFTVSKYWCYRILSAIFGIPVALLWGFLFACISFCHIWAVMPCIKSYLIETQCLSRIYSLCIHTFCDPFFEALGKIFSSIRVALRKEV